CAATATCAGATAAATATGAATGATATCGGAATTTTTCTCTTGTATATATGTTAGAAAGATGAATTTCTATAAAAGCGATATTTACAGACAAAAATGCATCTCGTAACGCTACGCTGGTATGAGTAAAAGCTGCAGGATTTATTATTATAAAATCTACATTATTAAAACCTTTATGTACATAATTAATCAATTCATGTTCTGCATTGGATTGAAAATGATCCATATGCATACCTAAAGAGTTAGATGTTTTATACAAACTTGCTATAATATCAGATAAAGTTTCATCTCCATATATACGTGGTTCACGTATTCCTAATAAATTTAGATTGGGTCCATTTATTAACAAAATACGAAATTTACTCACCATTACACTCACATATCCTCACTAAATATAGACATAAAATACATTATCACAACTAATGCAACCAATTATATTATACGCAACTTTGAATTAACGTTCATTCATATAATATGAAATTATTTTTCAATTATTCATAAATGGTACTATAGAAAGAATTGTTATTATATAATCAAATAATTTTTAATCTGCTGTATTACAACTACAATACTAACAACGCTAACAAACATATTAACGGATCATCAATTCTTAACTGTTTATCAAATTACAATGACATTTATCATATAATTATATGACATGAATAAAACTTATTCTTTAAAATCCCGTTGATTATAATCTTAAGCTATACTATTTTCAATATATACTAGTCGTTGTCTTATCCTAATTGCAGCTAATATATATTAAAATTAATATTAATACACTATTGTAAATATTATGCAGCATAATTTACAATACATATATATGTAATTATATTTATTATGTAGTACGTGTTCATTACATATAACATGGCACATTTCAATATAACTGATATTTATCCATAATACTTAAACAAATAAAAAATTGAATAATATGTAATACCCCTATATACGAAATCATAAAATATATTTATCAGTATTGTATGGCTATTTTGTTTTCATCATCCTTCAGGAGACTTTGTACAAATGGACAATTTAAAAAAACTTAATAACATTATTTGCAATTATTATGTTTAAAAAATTCCGTGGTATATTTTCTAGTGATCTATCTATTGATCTTGGAACTGCTAATACTCTTATCTATTTAAAAGGCCAAGGTATTGTTTTAAATGAACCCTCTGTTGTTGCTATTAGACAAGATCGTGGAGGAATGCCTAAAAGTGTAGCTGCTGTTGGATATGCAGCTAAACAGATGTTAGGACGCACCCCAGGAAACATTGCAGCTATTCGTCCTATGAAAGACGGAGTAATAGCTGACTTTTTTATTACTGAAAAAATGTTACAACATTTTATCAAACAGGTGCACAGTAATAGTTTCATGAGGCCTAGTCCTAGAGTATTGGTCTGTGTCCCGGTCGGCGCGACACAAGTTGAACGTAGAGCTATACGTGAATCTGCACAAGGAGCAGGAGCGCGTGAAGTTTTTTTAATAGAAGAACCTATGGCTGCAGCTATTGGGGCAGGATTACCGGTATCAGAAGCTACTGGATCGATGGTAGTAGATATTGGAGGAGGCACTACCGAAGTCGCAGTAATTTCACTTAACGGAGTGGTATATTCATCGTCCGTTAGGATTGGAGGTGACCGATTTGATGAAGCAATCATTAGTTATGTACGACGCCATTACGGTTCCTTAATTGGAGAAGTAACCTCAGAAAGAATAAAACATACTATAGGTTCTGCATATTTAGACGATGAACTACGTGAAATAAAAGTACGTGGACGAAATTTAGCAGAAGGTATACCACGGAGTTTTGTATTAAATAACAACGAAATTTTAGAAGCATTACAAGAACCGTTAACTGGTATTGTTAGCGCAGTTATGGCAGCATTAGAACAATGTCCGCCAGAATTAGCATCTGACATTTCTGAATACGGTATGGTATTAACTGGCGGAGGAGCATTATTAAAAAATATCGATCGTCTATTAATAAAAGAAACCAGTATTCCTGTAGTAATAGCAGAAGATCCACTTACTTGTGTTGCACGAGGCGGCGGTAAGGCTCTTGATATGATCGATGTACATGGTCGAGATTTATTTAGTGAGGAATAATTTAGCGCTATGAAAGAATTATATATTTTACGGTTGATAAAATCATATGAATGAAAAATTATATTTCTTTTGTAAATATATTTAATACATGTCGTTAGAGCTAAGGTATGAAATCTTATGTATAGAGCTATAAGTAATAAATTTCCTTATTTAGAGTTACGTTTATTTTTAGCAATCATCATGTCTATTATCATAATTATTGCTGATGGAAAATTAAATATGTTCCCTCGATTTAAAAACTACATAGAAAATTTTATTTATTTATTTTATTTCTTATGCGATAAACCACGCTATATATTTGATTATGCTTCAAAAATATTAGAAGAATCTAATAAATTAATATTAGAAAATCATACATTACGTCAAGAATTATTTTTAAAGAACAGTGAGTTATTATTAATAGATCAATACAAACAAGAAAACAAAAAATTACGTGAGTTACTTCACTCTCCGTTATGTTATAATAAACGAAAAGTAATTACCAAAATTCTTTTTGTTAACACAGATCCATATGACAATCAAATTCTTATAAGTCAAGGAACGAATGATGATGTATATATAGGACAACCAGTTATCACTGATACGGGAATAATAGGACAAGTAGTTTCTACTAATACATTTAGTAGCCGCGTTATGTTAATTTGTAATCCTGCACATGCTTTACCTGTACAAATAAAACGAAACAATATACGCTTTATTTTAATGGGTTGCGGATATAATACAGA
This region of Candidatus Blochmannia vicinus genomic DNA includes:
- the aroQ gene encoding type II 3-dehydroquinate dehydratase encodes the protein MVSKFRILLINGPNLNLLGIREPRIYGDETLSDIIASLYKTSNSLGMHMDHFQSNAEHELINYVHKGFNNVDFIIINPAAFTHTSVALRDAFLSVNIAFIEIHLSNIYTREKFRYHSYLSDIALGVICGFGADGYHFALHMAYKYLSKKINK
- a CDS encoding rod shape-determining protein, coding for MFKKFRGIFSSDLSIDLGTANTLIYLKGQGIVLNEPSVVAIRQDRGGMPKSVAAVGYAAKQMLGRTPGNIAAIRPMKDGVIADFFITEKMLQHFIKQVHSNSFMRPSPRVLVCVPVGATQVERRAIRESAQGAGAREVFLIEEPMAAAIGAGLPVSEATGSMVVDIGGGTTEVAVISLNGVVYSSSVRIGGDRFDEAIISYVRRHYGSLIGEVTSERIKHTIGSAYLDDELREIKVRGRNLAEGIPRSFVLNNNEILEALQEPLTGIVSAVMAALEQCPPELASDISEYGMVLTGGGALLKNIDRLLIKETSIPVVIAEDPLTCVARGGGKALDMIDVHGRDLFSEE
- the mreC gene encoding rod shape-determining protein MreC, producing MYRAISNKFPYLELRLFLAIIMSIIIIIADGKLNMFPRFKNYIENFIYLFYFLCDKPRYIFDYASKILEESNKLILENHTLRQELFLKNSELLLIDQYKQENKKLRELLHSPLCYNKRKVITKILFVNTDPYDNQILISQGTNDDVYIGQPVITDTGIIGQVVSTNTFSSRVMLICNPAHALPVQIKRNNIRFILMGCGYNTDLRAEYPGNLDVCIGDTLVTSGLDGRFPEGYPVAIVSNITVKPEKDFTIIRAYPTVKLQCLRYAILIWKQ